The following is a genomic window from Actinomycetota bacterium.
ATTCCACGTAAGCGCCGCCTCGTCCCAGTCGCTGGTAGCCCTAAAAGCTTCGATCTCTACAGAGTTTCTGCCGGTCATATCCTTCAGATAAAGTTTCAGCGTCGCTTCATTAATGGTCGAGCCCGAGGGAATCAACGATAAGTCGAATTTAAGGAAAGGCTGGCTCAGGCGGTCCGATCTAGCGTCAAACCGACTTATCAAAAAGACGTCTTGGCCATATGCCGAAGTGGGATTGTCGCTATCGACGTAAGTGTCGACCACCGGACTTAGCATAACCATATCGCCCTGAGCCGGACCGGCTATCAAAAGGATAAGGAACAGGGAGAACGTTAGGGTAAGCGTTATGCGTCTCGTGAGTTGAAGGCAATTCATCACAGACATGATAACACGCTGACGCCTTCAAAGCGTGGGTGCATGCTTTGCTGTATAATCAAGCCGATGAATGACATCCTGCGCGGCATCACCGCTTTCTTTGGCGACCTGGTGCTTAAATATGGGGTCTTGGGTCTGGCAATCGGCATGTTTGCCGAGAGCTTGGGGATTCCAACCGCTTCAGTTGTCCTTGAGCTGACCGCGGGTCCGCTTATCCTTTCCGGAAAAACAACTTACCTAGAGGCGGTACTCTTTGCGACGCTGGGTCTGACTTTGGGATCGATTGTTAGCTACTATCTAGGTTTTTATAGCGCTGACCTCGGACGAAAGATTATGAATAAGGGCGGACCGAAGGTTAAGGAGCAACAGACCAAAGCGCGGAGATTTATCCGCAAGTACGGTGATATCGGCATCTTGTTCGCCCAGTTATTCGGTCCCGCCAGGACGTGGATCTCCGTACCCGCGGGAGCCATGAAATTGGATATCAAGAAATTCGTAATATATACGGCCATCGGCGGAGCCCTCTACTGCTCTTTCGCCATCGGCCTCAGCGTCGCGTTAACGGGCGTCTTCCGTGCTCTTTACTTGAAACTCTTAGCTCAACTGAACTCCCCGATCGGGGCCGGCTTAATTGTAGCTTTCGCGATTGCTTGCCTGGTGGGCAGCGTGTATCTTGGGTTAAGGTTGTTTAGCGATGACGGGACGTAAGTTCTTGCTTAGGCTATTGATGGACATACGCTAGAAAAGGATGTGACAGTTGGAAATCGGTGACAAGCATATTGAACATCCGTATCTTGACATATTCACTGTCATTCTAGTAATCGTCTTAATCGCCGGAGCCGGCCTCTGGTATAGAAGTTACTCCTCGGCGCAGATGCAGCGTGAGAAACAGGCGGCCAGGCAAAAAGCGCGCGTCTCGACGCTTTTCATAACTTGATGGAATCCTGCGTGGAATTTCTAATTCTTGATGCTCAGGTTGACGCCACCCTCGCCCAGGTCAAATCAAAGATTGATTCCAAGATAGCGGATCAGAAAAGCTGATTACGAGGTCCCCGGCGGCGCGGATACGAATCCTTCCGACAAAAGCAACCTGCGGTAACTTAAACGGAAGCTTGTTTCTTAATGCACTTGGCGCAGAGGCTCATTTTTTTCGGCTTGCCGTCTACTATCAACGTCGCTTGCTGGATATTTGGTGTCCAGCGGCGGCGGCTTTTTTTATGGCTATGGCTTACGTTATTACCGAAAACGGGTT
Proteins encoded in this region:
- a CDS encoding DedA family protein; protein product: MNDILRGITAFFGDLVLKYGVLGLAIGMFAESLGIPTASVVLELTAGPLILSGKTTYLEAVLFATLGLTLGSIVSYYLGFYSADLGRKIMNKGGPKVKEQQTKARRFIRKYGDIGILFAQLFGPARTWISVPAGAMKLDIKKFVIYTAIGGALYCSFAIGLSVALTGVFRALYLKLLAQLNSPIGAGLIVAFAIACLVGSVYLGLRLFSDDGT
- the rpmB gene encoding 50S ribosomal protein L28, encoding MSQICELCGKKPVFGNNVSHSHKKSRRRWTPNIQQATLIVDGKPKKMSLCAKCIKKQASV